TGGCGCGAAGGACCTTCTCGCCGTCCTTGAATTCGCCTGCACGCATACGCCGGAACAAGTCCAAATTCTCTTCGATGCTACGATCGCGATGCGGACTGTTCTTCCCTGGCTCCGTCAGCGTTCCCCGCAATTGACGAATTTCATCCGCACTGAGGTCATCGACATAAGCTTTGCCCTTTGTAATTAATAATTCGGCACGTTTGTACATTTCCTCAAAATAATCAGATGCAAAACGCAGCTCTTCCCATTCATAACCGAGCCACTTTACATCTTCCTGAATCGAGTTCACATATTCCGTATCCTCTTTAGCCGGATTCGTGTCGTCAAATCTTAGGTTCGTCTTGCCACCGAACTCGTCCGCCAGTGTAAAGTTAATCCAGATCGCCTTGGCATGTCCGATATGTAAATAACCGTTCGGCTCCGGCGGAAAGCGTGTAATAACTTCCTTTACTTTACCCGTACGGAGGTCCTCGGTAATAACATTCTTAATAAAATTGGAGGGGGTGCTACGGTTCTCCACAGCTATCAACCTTTCGTTCTGTAGTGTTACACTACTTCTTGTATAAACATGTTTCCTACTAATATACCCGTTAACTCTAGATTGTTCAATAAAAGGGGGCATAAGGCATAGATCATTTTTTAGCATCTTTAGACCTTTTGACTTCTGTCAGGGCGATAGAGTAGCATGATAATCATAAGAAATAATCCATAATCATACATAAGGCCTTGTGCCAAAAAGGAGGCAACCGCTTGTTTAATTATGTCATCGATGAAGAGCTGATGTTAAAGCCGCTCATGCCGGAGCACGCTCGGCACTTGTTCACGTTAGTAGAGCACTCACGGGATCGACTAAGACAATGGCTCCCTTGGGTGGATGCCGTTACGGAACAGGCTCACACTCTAGATTTCATCAAAAATACGATTAAACAAAGTACCGAGAATGGTGCTTTTACCGCTGGACTATGGGTTCGTGGTGAGCTCGCCGGTGTGATTGGGTATCACCAGATTGACTGGCATAACCGATCCGTTGGAATCGGCTACTGGCTTGGTGAAGGATTTGAAGGCAAAGGGTATATGACCAGTGCCTGTCGTGTTCTAGTGGACTATGCACTTCTGGAAATGGAGCTGCAACGTGTAGAAATCCGCTGCGCAACCGGCAATGTTTCCAGTAGAGCGATTCCGGAACGGCTTGGTTTTGTGCTTGAGGGTGTGATTAGACAGGCAGAGAAATTGCCAGATGGCTACGTGAACCACGCCGTATACGGTTTGTTGCGTAGCGAGTGGCAATTGCTCGGCTAAGTTACGCAAGTAAATTAAACACACAAAACAAAATAAACCTGGCAGGCATATGCCTCCAGGTTTATTTTGGCTAATAGATATAGGCTAATCTTCCGACAGACCCAGCTGTTTTCGAAACTTGTTCCGAACTACAGCAGAGAGAGCTTCTAGCTCCGCAAGCTCAGCCAGTGCAGCTTCCTCTTGCAGGCCCACCTGCATTAAATGCAGAACATGCGCTACGGACGCACCGCCAGCACCATCTTCTTTTTTAACAATGGCATCTCCGGTTGAAATCTTCCCCTCACGAAGCACGCGCAAATAAAATCCGCTATATCTAGTATCCAGCACTTGAGCGGGGAGATCTGCCGGACCATGCTTTTGCGAGATTTTGAAGCAAGGATAACGTGGCTGGCTGACCTGCAGCACAGTGGTGCCTATTTCGTACACATCACCTATGCACACGTCTGTCTCCAATAAGCCGGCAGTTGTTATATTTTCCCCGAAGACAGAGTATTCCAGCTTCTTTCCTAGCTGCTTCTCCCAGTAGGAATAATGCTCAATCGGATAGGCACAGACCGCCTTATCAGGGCCTCCATGATGTTTTAGATCCGCTTGACCATCTCCGACAAAACCGTTGGTATGTAACTGAACCGCTCCTTCTACAGGCATTTTATAAATCCCAGTCTCCAAAGGTTTTCCCCGATAATCCACTGTTACCGGGCGACCCACGTTAAGCGAGATGATCTCCATATCCTTCTCCTCCTGTCAGCATGCAGCACATAAATATTTCATCCACATAACGACCGCCAAGATAAAACTCTTCCTGCAGACGTCCCTCTTCTACAAATCCACATTTACGATAAAAAGAAAGCGCTGACTCATTGCAGGATAATACGCGTAGACGAAGCTTCCGAATAGCATTTTCTGCGGCATGTTCCTTAATCGCCTCTATGAGCTGTCGGCCAATACCTAAGCGTTGATAATCTGGATGGACAGCAATATAGACTTCGCACACATGCCTGTTGCTCTCCATTCGACTAGGACAACCAAACCCAACATATCCGCAAAGCTTGTCATCCTTCAGCGCTACAAGTTGCGAACCCGGAGGAGCATTCAATAGGTAATCCTCTTGGGAACGCCACATTAAAGGCCCCGGGCTAGTGTGCTCCGTCCAGATCAAATGATCCAGATGAATCAGTTCCCGCACGTCTTTAATCTCTGAGAACCTTATGATAAGCCTATCCTTATTGCTTAGTTTCATATAAGATGTACACCCCTTGCCTTGCACCTCTATAGAATCACAGTAGATCACCTGAATCCACTATGCACAACTATCCAATTGACCGCTCCAGTGAATTTCCTCGGCGGTTGATATACGCATGAACAATAAAGAATCCTACGGATAGCAGTGCCATCGCACATGCCAACCATGCGGTAGGCGCTAAGCCTCCACTATCATACAATCTACCCATTAAGTAAGGCCCAATCACCCTTCCGACTGCCCCCATACCTCCACTAAGCCCTAAATAGAATGGAGCACTTCGACCTGCATGATCCGAAATAAAGGAAGGCATGGCCGGAGATATCAGCATTTCCCCAAGCGTAGCGAGCACCATCCCAAGCACTAGACCTGAATAAGTCGGCATCCATAAAAGAACAGCATAACCACCCAAATAAAATAGAGCACTTACAGTCATTTGCGCTGTTGAGGTGGACGCGAACCAACGTTTAATCACCGTTACGAGCGGCTGGGCCGCAAAAATAAGAATACCGTTGAGCGTCCAGAGAAAACCATAAGTCTTCTTAGGCCAGCCCTCAGAAATAATGAACGGAGATACCCCTGTATTCCAGATAGAGTTCCCTAACAGTAGGAACATCGAGGCAATACCCATATAAAGATAAATCCGTGTATGTCCCATTAGCTTCCAGGTGGATTGTTTGTCAGGACCAGCCTTCTGGTGTTCTGTGATCTCCTGTGAAGAATCTCCTCCGACTTTCTTGAGATATACAAAAAAGAATACCGCAAATACCGCTGAAGTTATGCCGTTCATTACAAAGCTGAGCATATAAGAAATATCGGCCAAAAAACCACTTAACGCCGTACCCAGTGCTACACCAATATTATTAGCGACATAAATAACATTAAACAGCTCTCCGCGCTGCTTCGTAAAACGAAAGCCGATAAATGCCTGAATCGCAGGTAATGACAATGAATTAAAGAGTCCTACCAGTCCCATCGCGACCATAAATAACGTCCAGTTGTTACTTGCTGCCGGCAAAGTGAACAGTGCAAGTGCATTCATGCCCAGCGCTCCGACAATCAGCCGGTTAACGCCTAC
This Paenibacillus sp. FSL R5-0345 DNA region includes the following protein-coding sequences:
- a CDS encoding GNAT family N-acetyltransferase, whose translation is MFNYVIDEELMLKPLMPEHARHLFTLVEHSRDRLRQWLPWVDAVTEQAHTLDFIKNTIKQSTENGAFTAGLWVRGELAGVIGYHQIDWHNRSVGIGYWLGEGFEGKGYMTSACRVLVDYALLEMELQRVEIRCATGNVSSRAIPERLGFVLEGVIRQAEKLPDGYVNHAVYGLLRSEWQLLG
- a CDS encoding MOSC domain-containing protein; the protein is MEIISLNVGRPVTVDYRGKPLETGIYKMPVEGAVQLHTNGFVGDGQADLKHHGGPDKAVCAYPIEHYSYWEKQLGKKLEYSVFGENITTAGLLETDVCIGDVYEIGTTVLQVSQPRYPCFKISQKHGPADLPAQVLDTRYSGFYLRVLREGKISTGDAIVKKEDGAGGASVAHVLHLMQVGLQEEAALAELAELEALSAVVRNKFRKQLGLSED
- a CDS encoding MFS transporter is translated as MKFLQNYPKEVKIFLIASLINATGSALMWPLVTMYVFDELGRSMSDAGLVILIQSVGGIVGQLLGGSLYHKVGVNRLIVGALGMNALALFTLPAASNNWTLFMVAMGLVGLFNSLSLPAIQAFIGFRFTKQRGELFNVIYVANNIGVALGTALSGFLADISYMLSFVMNGITSAVFAVFFFVYLKKVGGDSSQEITEHQKAGPDKQSTWKLMGHTRIYLYMGIASMFLLLGNSIWNTGVSPFIISEGWPKKTYGFLWTLNGILIFAAQPLVTVIKRWFASTSTAQMTVSALFYLGGYAVLLWMPTYSGLVLGMVLATLGEMLISPAMPSFISDHAGRSAPFYLGLSGGMGAVGRVIGPYLMGRLYDSGGLAPTAWLACAMALLSVGFFIVHAYINRRGNSLERSIG
- a CDS encoding GNAT family N-acetyltransferase; translation: MKLSNKDRLIIRFSEIKDVRELIHLDHLIWTEHTSPGPLMWRSQEDYLLNAPPGSQLVALKDDKLCGYVGFGCPSRMESNRHVCEVYIAVHPDYQRLGIGRQLIEAIKEHAAENAIRKLRLRVLSCNESALSFYRKCGFVEEGRLQEEFYLGGRYVDEIFMCCMLTGGEGYGDHLA